The following proteins are co-located in the Camelina sativa cultivar DH55 chromosome 12, Cs, whole genome shotgun sequence genome:
- the LOC109127923 gene encoding uncharacterized protein LOC109127923, whose product MVYVDDIIVTGNDNVLLSLMLESLATRFSVKDHEPLSYFLGIEATRTAAGLHLNQRKYTLDLLARTNILNAKPVQTPMATSPKLTLLSGSKLSDPKEYRSVVGSLQYLGFTRPDISYAVNRLSQYMHAPTTAHWQAVKRLLRYLCGTFTHGIFLRRHNSLSLHAYSDADWAGDSDDYVSTNAYVVYLGHNPISWSSKKQRGVARSSTEAEYRSVANTTSELIWVCSLLQELGIRLPQAPTVYCDNMGATYLCANPVFHSRMKHIALDYHFIRDQVQSGVVRVVHVNTKDQLADALTKPLSRPTFTLLTNKIGVTPSPSILRGCIKHQSRINHHQ is encoded by the coding sequence ATGGTGTATGTCGATGACATAATTGTCACTGGAAATGATAATGTTCTTCTCTCGCTGATGTTGGAAAGTTTAGCCACACGGTTCTCTGTCAAAGATCATGAACCATTGTCCTACTTTCTTGGCATCGAAGCAACAAGAACGGCTGCGGGATTGCATTTGAATCAGCGGAAGTATACTCTTGATCTCCTTGCACGCACAAATATTCTCAATGCTAAGCCTGTTCAAACTCCCATGGCCACTAGTCCGAAGCTTACACTTCTCTCTGGTTCTAAGTTGAGTGATCCAAAGGAGTATCGCAGTGTAGTAGGGAGTTTACAATATTTGGGATTTACACGGCCTGACATATCATATGCAGTAAATCGTTTGTCCCAATACATGCATGCTCCGACTACGGCTCATTGGCAGGCGGTCAAACGTTTACTTAGGTATCTTTGTGGGACGTTTACTCATGGTATATTTCTCCGTCGACAtaattctctttctcttcatgcCTACTCGGATGCTGATTGGGCTGGGGACTCTGATGACTACGTCTCCACCAATGCTTATGTTGTTTACTTAGGTCACAATCCCATCTCCTGGTCTTCAAAGAAACAACGAGGCGTGGCTCGTTCTTCCACCGAAGCTGAGTATCGCTCAGTTGCCAACACCACTTCTGAGTTAATTTGGGTTTGTTCCTTACTTCAAGAACTAGGCATCCGACTACCACAAGCTCCAACCGTGTACTGTGACAATATGGGAGCGACGTACTTATGTGCGAATCCGGTATTCCACTCCCGAATGAAACATATTGCTTTGGATTACCACTTTATTCGAGATCAAGTTCAATCAGGAGTGGTTCGTGTGGTTCATGTCAACACCAAGGATCAGTTAGCCGATGCTCTAACGAAACCTCTCTCACGGCCTACCTTCACGTTGCTCACCAACAAGATTGGAGTTACGCCAagcccctccatcttgagggggtgtATTAAGCATCAATCAAGGATCAATCATCATCAATGA
- the LOC104731183 gene encoding uncharacterized protein LOC104731183, with product MKMKLGCSLPVMWMTFLCYILCSSILMSQGHRHHIVEAAEKIKSFEDFEIEQKLKHINKPAVKIIKSISGQRYGCVDFYKQPGFDQSSMKNHTFHYKMRMISHPKGSKVKRETVLRNKTFGHLWENGVGCPIGTVPIYRATKDDLLRMKSFDDENYNPQSSWKSTYQPTLSNEGHHYYSVVRTKGKPRIYNGASMNMHRGSSQAGPMQFTSGRMTFQIGNEFIQVGRISHPQLYKDAWIRLFVFTNAGGHPCFNNFCPDGSGMILVSQDFAPGLLLNERDYDIAIQKDKANGNWWLLMGPSWEEIGFWPASRFKESHGTGIEWGGEVYSPSLPSPPMGNGDLQRTPEEDAYMRQITLVDENYNTDKRVGNTETFSNNNHCYRVLDVKDSFWKHVGHFVIYGGRACNKL from the exons ATGAAAATGAAATTGGGGTGTTCACTTCCAGTAATGTGGATGACTTTCTTGTGCTATATTCTATGTAGTAGTATTTTGATGAGCCAAGGTCATCGCCATCACATTGTAGAAGCAgcggagaaaataaaaagttttgaagattttgaaataGAGCAAAAACTAAAGCATATCAACAAACCTGCTGTCAAAATTATAAAG TCTATTTCTGGTCAACGGTATGGATGCGTGGACTTTTACAAACAACCAGGATTTGACCAATCATCCATGAAGAACCACACATTTCACTATAAG ATGCGTATGATATCACACCCTAAAGGATCAAAAGTAAAAAGAGAGACAGTACTTCGTAACAAAACATTTGGTCACTTATGGGAAAATGGCGTAGGTTGCCCTATTGGCACGGTCCCCATATATCGAGCCACCAAAGACGATCTTTTAAGAATGAAATCATTTGATGACGAGAATTATAATCCGCAAAGTTCGTGGAAAAGTACCTATCAACCTACGCTTTCCAACGAAGGTCATCAC TACTATTCTGTGGTGCGGACTAAAGGAAAACCAAGGATTTACAATGGTGCATCTATGAATATGCATAGAGGCTCTTCTCAGGCTGGACCTATGCAATTCACCTCTGGTCGGATGACCTTTCAAATCGGAAATGAATTCATTCAAGTTGGTCGGATC TCACACCCACAATTATACAAAGACGCTTGGATTCGGCTGTTTGTATTTACAAAT GCGGGAGGACATCCGTGTTTTAATAACTTCTGTCCGGACGGATCCGGGATGATACTAGTCAGCCAAGATTTTGCTCCTGGTCTACTTCTCAATGAGAGAGACTATGACATCGCCATACAGAAG GACAAAGCCAACGGGAATTGGTGGCTGCTGATGGGGCCCTCATGGGAAGAAATTGGGTTCTGGCCAGCAAGCAGATTCAAAGAAAGTCATGGTACAGGTATAGAATGGGGTGGTGAAGTCTATAGCCCTTCACTTCCAAGTCCTCCGATGGGAAATGGTGATCTACAGAGGACTCCCGAGGAGGACGCCTATATGCGCCAAATCACGCTTGTGGATGAAAATTATAATACCGACAAAAGGGTGGGGAACACAGAAACGTTTTCAAACAATAACCATTGTTATCGAGTCCTCGATGTAAAGGATTCGTTTTGGAAACATGTAggtcattttgttatttacgGAGGCCGTGCGTGTAATAAACTTTGA